AGGCTTCTGAGAAAAGCGATTGCCTTGATATGCTGCAGCATAAGCTGCATTATCAAATGGACCAGTGTAGTAGCTAGGATCCTGAACGTTGACTGCAGACTCAATTGGACCAGTGTTCTGAAAAGCAACATTATCTACTCGTGTAGATGGTTTAATTGACTTCTGTCGTTCATCCTGTGCCACCATGTTAAACACATCCTCAATATCTGGAATGGGCCTCAACATGAGAATATGATGACGTGTAGACTCATACGCTTCATTCAAACCCATCATAAATTTCATAACACGACTCTTCTGTTGCATCTTCTCCCATAGCAAAGCAGCATTACACTCACAACGGCCGCAAGTACAAACCGGAATCTCCACATAGTTCTTATATTCTTCCCACAGAGTAACAAGTTCTGTATAATACGTACTGATATCCATCGAACCTTGTTGAATAGTGCTCAGACGCTGTTCTATCTCATATAATCGAGGAGCATCATCCTGCTTAAAGCGAGTCAACAAGTTCTTCCATATGGATTCAGCAGTAGACATGAACAATAAGCTTTGACCAATCTTCTTGGAAACAGAATTCATAAGCCAAGTCGCCACCATATCATTGCATCTTGACCAAGATCCAGAATCACGATGATTGGGAGAGGGTTTCGGAATCGTACCATCAATAAACCCAAGCTTATTGCGAACATTCAAAGCCATCCTCATCGAACGACGCCACGAGTGAAATTCCGAACCGCAAGACAAACGATCGGAAACAAGTATCAAACCAGCATGATCCGATGAGTGGAGATAGTACGGATTCTCGTACAAATCAGTAATCGAACGAGCTGGATCTGGAACGGACTGTTGCTGACCCGTGGAACTCATTGAATCAAGTGATGTTGAAAGCAAACGgcaaaacaatcaatcaagaTCAATGAGAACGCAAAACGGCAAAGAATCAGCAAGTAACAGCTCAAGATATCAATCACCAGCACAGAACGATTCAATCGAGCAACAAAATCAAGAAGACGAAGGCGATTCGCGATACCAGTTCTATCAAATCGAGAAGGAGACGAAGGCAGAGATCGATCGTGAGCTCACGAACAGAAACGCTCATCCTTGAATCGATTTGAAGAAGACGAAGGTCGAGAATCAATGGCGGAAGCTCAGTatgtgctctgataccataacaAGAAAGTCGTTATTAGTGTAAAAAATACTTTCTCAATCTATCAATGTACGTACATGAGCTGTATTTATACATACATTGTATACGGTTTAGTAAAGGGAAGCTAAACCGATGATTAAACTTAACCAGAATCTAATCTAAGTTAACCGGGTTCTCTAATAAGCTCAAGCGTTACCAGTAAGCCGGCAAACaaatgaagaccaaggaggaaAACCTATGGTCGCAGTCGCAAAGGAAGGTGGTGATACGTTTTCTCAACAAAATCTCGTTAACCTTAATTTGACTTGGATTTCGATGGGACAATAATTTGGTTTATTTACCAACTTAAGAAACAGTGCAGTAAACCATCTATATCAATAACATATCAACTTAGTGGGCCTCCCTGGATAACAAATTTCTAGACGTTAACAAAAATACACAAGCCCATATTAATAACTGGTCTGAATGACATGGCAAAAAGAAGTCTTCCGATTGGTCTGAATTTCCGATACTACGTGGCACACCTAAGGAGGCTCCTTATTGTCCTTTTAATATAGTtagattgttaaaaaaaaagttttatactagtattaattaatcaaagtcaaaatctaaacccatcatcatctaggagaatttttcattaattatattaaaatattaaaaaacttgTGCCAAATCCGAAATCtgcgtctttttttttgtcaaacaaccAAATTCTGTCTTAACTATATTTGGttgatttttttctgttttaggcattaataatatattttcagttAGAATGTAGTGTCGTAAATTGGTCTGAACTAGCAGAATTGTAAAATGGTAATCAAGAACAAACTCTTCTTCTCATCCGGATCTTCGAGCCACAATAGTTTCAATAGTCCCATTTCTGTTGGCTCCAAATCTCCGATACAATCAGACACAAATATGCCTGAAGCTGCTCCCAAGGATGAAACCCTTGTCCCTGACCCGATCCCCGCTGGTGGTTTTGTCGGTATGTTCTCATcagaaacaaataatatattgattTGGTTAGTGTCAGATACGATGTTATTGTCTCAAATTCTCAATCCGTTATATTTAATTCATCTAAGACATAAAAACGCTTTgagagctttttttttctttgagagCTTTTATGTAATATTGTGATGGAGACTTATGCTCGTCTCGTTCCTGTTATGAGCATGTTCGCTTGTAGGATATAATATAAATGCTTGTTTTAAGGATGAGCATTATCACCACCTTTTACCATCTTGTTATGAATTAAACGGTATGTTTGTCGCATGTTGATTCTTCACTTCATATTTCTCAAATTTTACTTCGCAGGCCGCTCCGGACGATTTGGCCCTCGGAAGGGGTTTCCTAGTGACATAAAAAGTTTTTCTCATGAGCTGAACTCAAAAGGTGTACAGCCCTTTCCATTATGGAAGCCTCATATTTCGAACAATGTGGAGGTATTCTAgaatatcttatttttattaatcttcTGTGAGTTTTGCTGTATGCAGGATCTAATAGTCTGTCGTTTCTAGGAAATATTGGTTCTGATTCGTGCAAAATTTGATAAAGCAAAGGAAGATGTAAACTCTGACCTTAAGGTATTTGCTGCGGACTTGGTGGAAGTTCTTGAGAAAAATGCAGAAAGCCATTTTGAGTGGGAGGAATCACTTGAAGACTTGTTAATTTTGGCTCGAAATTGTGCTATGACTACTCCTGGAGATTTTTGGCTTCGTTGTGAAGGGATAGTTCGAGATTTGGATGATAGACGTCAAGAGCTTCCTCTTGGCATTCTCAAACAGCTTCACACTCGGATGCTTTTCATACTTACTAAATGTACGAGGTTGCTTCAGTTTCATTATGAGTTCTCTCTGACTTCATAATTAGGTTTTTGGTGAGTCTTGAACCCATGACCTCATCCTTTAACAACACTTTTCCGGAATGAGTTGTCATCAATCTTTTCTTCATGAGGAATTTATTCTATCACATTAACATGATgatttgttttactttttatttacttagtTCCTTTGTCTTTCATTTTTCGAATTTGTTCTTTTGTCTTTCAtttttcgaatttgaaaaaaatgaaaaaggtgGTTTGTGCTGTTGGAAAATGATTTTTCAGatgaaaatttagttttatcaGTTTAAAATCTTAATCAAAAGTCAAATGATAAGTCAGAATTTGACATTTGTTGACCTATTTTTCTGTGTTAGtcattatacaaaaaaaaacatttagggGGGACTCTAAATCTACGGTTACCACTACAGTCACGCCTtccttcttctgcttcttcttcctcgtcgctTCCGCACCTCTGAACCTCTGAGATCTCCACAGAATCGAATCATAATATACAGAGACAGTTCTCTTTCGAAGTCACGAGTGTGTAAATGACCACTAACTTTTGACTTGGATCCTAGTATCCTGATTAGGTATTTTGAATCGAGAATGGTGTTCAAGAACAAACTCTTCTTCTCCTCAAAAAAATCCGGATCCTCGAGCCCGGATAGCTCCAACAGCCCCAGATCCGTCGGCTCCAACTCTCCTAATCCATCGGACAAGAAGAAGTCCAAATCCGCTTCCAAGGATGAATCCCCGATCCATAGCCCGAGCTCCCTCGGCGGCTTCGGTTGTAAGCAGGCGTCGTCGATTAAAGACGGTTTGAAGAAGAATAAGGGAAAAGAAGTTCCGTCTCCTCACTCTATCGGGAAATCGAACTTATCTCCTAGCTCCGAGGCGAAGAAGAACGGAGGAGGACCGGCGTTTGTTTCTCCGATCATGGCGTCGTCTCTGGGGTTGAACCGGATCAAGACGAGATCGGGGCCTTTGCCACGGGAGAGTGTTTTCAATTTTCGGAGTGATGAGAAGACTCCGCCTCTGCTGTGTACGAGTAAGCTCTCGAAGATGGCTACTGATACTGGCTCTGGTTCAGGTTCGGGTTTAGGTTCGGGTTCGTCTGGATTTGGTAGTGGGGATAAGAAGAAGGAAGCTGGGAGTGTAATGCTGAGGTTTGAAGAGAACATGAGTCGCGCTCAAGCGAGTGATCGTGATAGTAGTATGTCTCCTGATACTGGAGGACCACCGAAGAGCCTCAGCCCTACGTTGCCGCCTTCAGGATCTCGTTTGCAGAATGCAGCATCCTCATCGGGAGCTGGTATGTCCTTTGATGCATATAACATCTTGAAATTGTTGGTGGGAGAAACGGTGTTCAATTTAAATTcgattaaaaacatagaaacgTCTTGAGAATTTTCTGTATGATGGTATGGTAATGTGATAGAGTCTTATGCTATGAGAATGTTAGTTTTAAGGATGAGC
The DNA window shown above is from Brassica napus cultivar Da-Ae unplaced genomic scaffold, Da-Ae ScsIHWf_2680;HRSCAF=3438, whole genome shotgun sequence and carries:
- the LOC111199052 gene encoding uncharacterized protein LOC111199052 produces the protein MSSTGQQQSVPDPARSITDLYENPYYLHSSDHAGLILVSDRLSCGSEFHSWRRSMRMALNVRNKLGFIDGTIPKPSPNHRDSGSWSRCNDMVATWLMNSVSKKIGQSLLFMSTAESIWKNLLTRFKQDDAPRLYEIEQRLSTIQQGSMDISTYYTELVTLWEEYKNYVEIPVCTCGRCECNAALLWEKMQQKSRVMKFMMGLNEAYESTRHHILMLRPIPDIEDVFNMVAQDERQKSIKPSTRVDNVAFQNTGPIESAVNVQDPSYYTGPFDNAAYAAAYQGNRFSQKPVCTHCKRHGHTVQKCYKLHGYPPGHKLHQMTSSSSRGPQQQSTPKPQFPPQSQFQQNQSTNVANAVAAPNPSLDLNQFTTDQV